The Sporosarcina sp. Marseille-Q4943 genome includes the window TGCTTGCTCGCGTGCCAAGCCTCTTCGCGTTCTGCCAAATCATTGCTTTTAATTAAAATCTCACGGACATCATTTTCCGATACCGGCTTTCCGGCGATTGTGGCGCGGAACGTGTTGAAGATACCAATCAATTCCGTCGAAAGCTCCACCATTTCCTTTAAATCCTTTTCCGGTATCTGTTTTCCCGCCATACCGGTATGGAGGCTTTCGAGCTGGCGTCGTTGCATTGCCGTCAAATCATCTTGAGCAAGATACTCCTTCACTTGCTCGAAACGTTCCGGATTCGAAAGATACTTATTAAATTCCGTTTGCGCCTCCGCTGTCTTTTGATTCCACTCGGCTTCCCCCGTCGTCGCCGCCATCCAAGAGCTGTTTGCGCTCGTCTTATGCAAGTCCTTGATAACCTTTGTTTGCTCTTCCAAAAACTGTTCAACTGTCATGCTCTCTTCCCCTTTTTTCTGTCATTCTTTACTTATTCGACGAGGAAGGCAATTGTCCTTCTTTTTGCACTACTTCTGAAAATTGATGTCGAAGGTGAGTGCGGCTATTGTCGAAATCGGGTATAATAGGCATATGAAACTTATGAGAGGTGGTGTGAAAAATGGACCAAGCCAATTATCAAAATGAAATTTTGCAGGCAATCTCTGAACTATCCTTGCTTGTGAAAGGCATTGAGAGCGATTTGAAAGAAACTCGAAGTGACTTGAAAGATTTACAAACAACCGTCGATTCAAATCACAAGACAGTGATGGAGCGAATTGATTTTACTGAGGACAAGCTCAGTGAAGAAATTAGAAAAGTCGATCGAAAGATGCTGATCTTAACGAATGAATTATTAGAGACAAAAGCCGATGTGCTGCGCATAGAGCAAACAAAATGATTAGATGCCAATGACCAAATCCCTTCGCTTGTTTGGTCATTGGCATCTTTTTTCACTCATCTTTCAACATTGGGCAATAGTTCGCCCGACAATGCGACCGCTGAATAGGCAGCCTCCTAAAAAGGTCCCTTCAAGAGCACGGTATCCATGTACGCCTCCACCGCCAAAGCCGGCAACTTCTCCTGCGGCATACAATCCGGGGACACGGCCCCCCGCTTCATTCAACACACGGCCGGACAAGTCCGTTTGAAGCCCGCCCAGTGTTTTTCTTGTTAAAATATTGAGCCTGACAGCTATCAATGGTCCGTTTTTCGGGTCGAGCAGCTTATGTGGTTTCGCAACGCGGATCAGCTTGTCGCCAATATAATTTCTCGCCCCGCGAAGCGCAGTAATTTGCAAATCCTTTGTGAATGTATTGTCCATCTCCCGGTCCCTTGCAAGCAACTGCCGCTCGATCTTGCTGGCATCGATCAAGTCGTTCCCCGCGACACGGTTCATTCCAGCCACCAATTCTTCTAGCGTTTCCGCCACGATGAAGTCCTCGCCGTGATCCATGAACGCTTTCACTGGAGCCGGCGGACCCGGAAGCACCCTCGACAGGACCTTCTTAATGCTCTTCCCAGTCAAATCCGGATTCTGTTCAGAGCCGGACAATGCAAATTCCTTTTCAATAATCTTTTCAGTGAGAATGAACCACGAATAGTCATAGCCCGTTTCCTTGATTGCCTGCAACGTCCCCAACGTGTCGAAGCCCGGGAAATTCGGTGCGGGGAAACGGTTCCCTTCCGCGTCAAGCCAGATGGAAGACGGCCCCGGTAAAATGCGGATGCCATGATGCGGCCAGATCGGACTCCAATTCCGGATGCCTTCCGTGTAATGCCACATCCGATCCTTATTCACAATCCTCCCGCCAGCATTTTCCGTTATCGCAAGCATCCGCCCATCGACGTGGGCCGGGACGCCTGAAATCATCTGTTTCGGGGGTACTCCTAAACGAGTTGGCCAGTTTTCCCTGACGAGATCGAAGTTCGCCCCGATCCCGCCACTCGTCACAACGACTGCGGGAGCCCCGTATGTAAATTCCCCGTTGATCGTTCGGGAGCTCTTTTCCCCTCTCGCTGCGTCGCTCGGTTCGAGTTCAGATCCCTTCACACCGACAACTGCTCCCTTTTCAACAAGCAGCTCATCCACCTGATGCCGCGGCTTGTAGTCGACAAGCCCGTTGGTCATCCCTTCACGGACCATTTGCTCGAACGGTTTCACGAGCCCAGGTCCCGTTCCCCACGTAATATGGAAACGCGGCACTGAATTGCCGTGCCCTTCAGCTAAATAGCCCCCTCTTTCCGCCCAGCCCACGACCGGGAAAAACCGGACGCCAAGCGAATGAAGCCATTCCCTTTTTTCATTCGCAGCAAAATCCACATACGCTTCCGCCCATTTTATTGCCCAATGATCTTCATCATCGAGCCGGTCGAATCCTGCACTTCCCATCCAGTCTTGCCAAGCGAGCTCCTTTGAATCTTTTATGCCAAGTCTCCGCTGCTCCGGCGAATCGACTAAAAACAATCCCCCGAACGACCACCACGCCTGCCCGCCCATCGACGTCTCCGGCTCTTGGTCTAGTAAAAGCACCTTTTTCCCCGCTTTAATCACTTCCGAAGCGGCCACCAAACCGGCGAGTCCAGCTCCCACTACAATGACATCATAGTCCATTTCGCTTCCCCCAATGTTAATAAATCCCACAATCCACCTTTCGCCAAATACATTTCCAATTCCTTCTTTTCGTTGCGAACAGCAACGTATACATCTTTCGCTAGCGTGCATAGTACGTGTAGGAGGTGAATGGTCGATGAATAAAAACAATAAGAAGACAATGAATGAGAGAACGCATAATAGCTTTGACACTTACAAAGAGGCACACAACACAAACAGCAATACGAATAATCCAGGCGAAAACCGCACACAAGAATTCGCAGAAGACTTTGACGCAAAAGCACGAAAAGAACAGCGGGATGATCGAGAACAGTAAAAAACAGGTGAGGGAAATTCCTTCACCTGTTTATATTTAGTTTAAAGAATTCCGCTTTTGTCGCGGAGCGCTCTTGCTTGTTTTTATTCAAAAAAAGTGACGCCCAACTGGTCAAGCACCCATTTCGGCACGACGAATCTCGCCGTCATGAGCGGGTCGACGATTTGGCAAATTTCCGATTGTCCGACTGCACTCATTAACATCGTCACTTCACTTACAGGAAGAGACGACTTGTCTGCGATGCGCTCAATCATTTCCACCGCGGCCGTTTTTGCCGCTTCGTCGAGAGTCAGAGCGGACACGATTTGCGTGAACACCTCTTCATTTTCCAACATCGGATGATGCAAGGACACGCCTTTAATGACTTCGAGGGTTACGGTCACTTCCCCAGCAACTTCAACGCCTGACACACTTACTTCGCCATCGCCCATCGCGGCATGCAGATCGCCGAGCGCGAACAATGCCCCTTCCGCGAACACCGGAAAGTACAACGTAGCTCCTTCTGTCACCATTTTATTATCCATATTTCCGCCATGCGCGCCAGGTGTTCCGCAATTTACGCCTTCTCCTTCTGGCGCAACGCCGATGACGCCGATCATTTTATTCACAGGGATTTGTAGATTATT containing:
- a CDS encoding acetamidase/formamidase family protein, which translates into the protein MKIGYEEGIIYDFNKVHKPIRTIAAGSTVTIQTYDCFQNQIQSADTKVTAIDWNKINPATGPLYVEGAMPGDVLKVKIERIDIGDQGVMVVGPDLGVMGHALSKMESKILPIQDGQVLFNNLQIPVNKMIGVIGVAPEGEGVNCGTPGAHGGNMDNKMVTEGATLYFPVFAEGALFALGDLHAAMGDGEVSVSGVEVAGEVTVTLEVIKGVSLHHPMLENEEVFTQIVSALTLDEAAKTAAVEMIERIADKSSLPVSEVTMLMSAVGQSEICQIVDPLMTARFVVPKWVLDQLGVTFFE
- a CDS encoding FAD-binding dehydrogenase, with translation MDYDVIVVGAGLAGLVAASEVIKAGKKVLLLDQEPETSMGGQAWWSFGGLFLVDSPEQRRLGIKDSKELAWQDWMGSAGFDRLDDEDHWAIKWAEAYVDFAANEKREWLHSLGVRFFPVVGWAERGGYLAEGHGNSVPRFHITWGTGPGLVKPFEQMVREGMTNGLVDYKPRHQVDELLVEKGAVVGVKGSELEPSDAARGEKSSRTINGEFTYGAPAVVVTSGGIGANFDLVRENWPTRLGVPPKQMISGVPAHVDGRMLAITENAGGRIVNKDRMWHYTEGIRNWSPIWPHHGIRILPGPSSIWLDAEGNRFPAPNFPGFDTLGTLQAIKETGYDYSWFILTEKIIEKEFALSGSEQNPDLTGKSIKKVLSRVLPGPPAPVKAFMDHGEDFIVAETLEELVAGMNRVAGNDLIDASKIERQLLARDREMDNTFTKDLQITALRGARNYIGDKLIRVAKPHKLLDPKNGPLIAVRLNILTRKTLGGLQTDLSGRVLNEAGGRVPGLYAAGEVAGFGGGGVHGYRALEGTFLGGCLFSGRIVGRTIAQC